The Candidatus Pelagibacter sp. IMCC9063 genome has a window encoding:
- a CDS encoding STAS domain-containing protein, which translates to MTYKTSENANISTVFLDGEIDMDVIEKAKEIIFPLVEAGKEVHINLKDVSYMDSSGISVLIESHQKATEKGTKVIIKEISKSVLKVIMMAKLEQILNLE; encoded by the coding sequence ATGACTTATAAAACTAGCGAAAATGCCAACATCAGTACTGTTTTTCTAGACGGAGAAATAGACATGGATGTAATTGAGAAAGCAAAAGAAATTATTTTTCCTTTAGTTGAAGCAGGTAAGGAAGTTCATATTAATTTAAAGGATGTTTCATACATGGATTCATCAGGAATTTCTGTTCTTATTGAGAGCCACCAAAAAGCAACAGAAAAAGGTACGAAAGTAATTATAAAAGAAATTAGTAAATCTGTCTTAAAGGTAATCATGATGGCAAAGTTAGAACAGATATTAAATCTAGAGTAA
- a CDS encoding autotransporter outer membrane beta-barrel domain-containing protein has translation MVTEVDSDQAYSFLDGSGATLGLNGIAFNPDGTKMFVSAGNGSSSPHRAGDGDDFINEYNLPTPFDISTAVYAGDSARCDLTGTIRGNIGDMVFSSDGLKIFTVTRGTNGSNRDLVYRYDLTAPYDVSTCVYVANVNPDTTAIQDGWRYGSLSINNNHVQGIEINPDGTKIFLSFNDVNNPDSLDGIREYTLSTPYDLSTISQVDNAGILLTQSNPDAIFFSANGKRIFVTDHDLFTVAQYSLSKAYDTSSYVKDGEVNIKNLIKSVTADQTRALAFSAAGLKMFVSDDRGSDDDTIHEFDLVCPFNIIEGKCPAIAKGDRTGLAIAQIEVATRTIEHSTDTALNRLKWIRRNKDNQNLTNLNLDLNFTNPMLVSLAKVVKNSATSKKTKDQNQEQEQEQDIFFWSEGSIAVGRVGETKVSSFKKFKTDAITVGADKFTKNNGITGLAFRFGKDDVEVGSAGSNLDTDTYNLTHYTSSPIKDDTKFIDTVIGVGALNFDILSVLDGQRVTAKRDGKQIYGTIKLKDEIKKNNLILIPSGQVDLGYTLLNDYQESGNAAMKFKKQGVQSRNARLSIAAAEELENEKYKIRKHGKLEYKANLHRSSSIKYSYLADTTSNFDTKLYSGALHNLNGELGVDIILPDSFSIFLIYERNQALEVGHTDKIHLAIGFLPNKKTNYAYKLAGSENLGSEFKISKNINDFQIDFTLNNQDALRPNTIEEATINLTSKF, from the coding sequence ATGGTAACTGAAGTAGACAGCGACCAAGCATACAGTTTTCTTGATGGATCCGGTGCTACTCTAGGATTAAATGGTATTGCTTTTAATCCTGATGGAACCAAAATGTTTGTATCTGCTGGGAATGGTTCAAGCTCTCCACATCGTGCGGGCGATGGTGATGATTTTATAAACGAATATAATCTACCAACACCATTTGATATTTCCACAGCCGTTTATGCAGGAGATTCTGCGAGATGTGATTTAACGGGCACTATAAGAGGTAATATTGGTGATATGGTATTTAGTAGTGATGGACTTAAAATCTTTACTGTCACTAGAGGTACCAATGGTTCTAACAGAGACCTTGTATATAGATATGATTTAACTGCACCTTATGATGTTTCAACTTGTGTATATGTTGCGAATGTGAATCCTGACACTACAGCTATTCAGGATGGCTGGAGATATGGATCTTTAAGTATAAATAATAATCACGTGCAAGGTATTGAGATTAATCCCGATGGTACAAAAATATTTTTAAGCTTTAATGATGTCAACAATCCTGATTCTCTCGATGGTATTAGAGAATATACTCTTTCAACCCCATATGATTTATCAACAATATCACAGGTTGATAATGCTGGAATTCTTTTAACGCAAAGTAATCCTGATGCAATTTTTTTTAGTGCAAATGGAAAAAGAATTTTTGTTACCGATCATGATCTATTTACAGTTGCTCAATATTCACTTTCAAAAGCATATGACACATCTTCCTATGTCAAAGATGGAGAGGTAAACATAAAAAATTTAATAAAAAGTGTAACTGCCGATCAAACAAGAGCACTTGCATTTAGTGCAGCTGGATTAAAAATGTTTGTCTCTGATGATCGTGGGAGTGATGATGATACAATACATGAATTTGATTTAGTGTGTCCTTTTAATATTATTGAAGGAAAATGTCCTGCAATTGCTAAAGGTGACAGAACGGGATTAGCCATTGCACAAATAGAAGTCGCAACAAGAACTATAGAACACTCAACGGACACTGCTTTAAATAGACTAAAATGGATTAGAAGAAATAAAGATAATCAAAACTTAACTAATCTAAATTTAGATCTTAATTTTACTAATCCAATGCTTGTTTCTCTTGCTAAAGTTGTAAAAAATTCAGCTACTAGCAAAAAAACTAAAGATCAAAATCAAGAACAAGAACAAGAACAAGATATATTTTTTTGGAGCGAAGGAAGTATTGCTGTTGGAAGAGTTGGAGAGACAAAAGTTTCCTCATTTAAAAAATTTAAAACGGATGCAATCACAGTTGGAGCAGATAAATTTACCAAAAATAATGGGATAACTGGACTTGCATTTAGGTTTGGTAAAGATGATGTTGAGGTTGGCTCAGCTGGAAGCAATTTAGATACGGATACTTATAATTTAACCCATTATACCTCATCTCCAATTAAAGATGATACAAAATTTATAGACACGGTTATTGGAGTGGGGGCTCTCAATTTTGATATTTTATCAGTGCTCGATGGGCAACGTGTAACCGCCAAAAGAGACGGTAAACAAATATATGGAACAATTAAATTAAAAGATGAGATTAAAAAAAATAATTTAATATTAATTCCTTCTGGACAAGTTGATCTTGGTTACACTTTGTTAAATGATTATCAAGAAAGTGGTAACGCTGCCATGAAATTTAAAAAGCAAGGCGTTCAATCAAGAAATGCAAGACTTTCAATTGCTGCAGCTGAAGAATTAGAAAATGAAAAATATAAAATTAGAAAGCATGGAAAATTAGAATACAAAGCAAACTTACACCGATCCTCCAGCATAAAATATTCTTATCTCGCTGATACAACAAGTAATTTTGATACCAAATTATATTCAGGTGCTTTACATAATTTAAATGGTGAATTGGGTGTAGATATAATTTTACCAGATAGCTTTAGTATCTTTTTAATTTATGAAAGAAATCAAGCTTTGGAAGTAGGACATACTGATAAAATACATTTAGCGATAGGATTCTTGCCCAATAAAAAAACTAACTATGCTTACAAATTAGCAGGCTCAGAAAATTTAGGATCTGAATTTAAAATAAGTAAAAATATCAATGATTTTCAAATTGATTTTACATTAAATAATCAAGATGCATTGAGGCCAAATACCATTGAAGAAGCAACAATTAATTTAACTAGTAAGTTTTGA
- a CDS encoding type IV pilin protein, giving the protein MKKNNKGFTLIELLVVVAIIGILAAVGTVAYNGYTAGAKKASAKSNHATVVKYIAAEDQKCNIGETKAMSTELTCSGRTGADVIVAAKEALKDFKNPYDPDSAAVRSSSAYAAKADMGFVNMEATGNVLTITTCFQNDCATVDGEAPTVVNTVEVAE; this is encoded by the coding sequence ATGAAAAAAAATAATAAAGGTTTTACATTAATTGAATTGCTAGTGGTTGTAGCAATTATAGGAATTTTAGCAGCAGTTGGTACGGTTGCTTATAACGGTTATACTGCAGGCGCAAAAAAAGCATCTGCTAAATCCAATCATGCTACTGTTGTAAAATACATAGCTGCAGAGGATCAAAAATGTAATATTGGTGAGACGAAGGCAATGAGCACTGAACTTACATGTTCAGGTCGAACTGGTGCAGATGTGATTGTTGCTGCTAAAGAAGCTTTGAAAGATTTTAAAAATCCATATGACCCAGATAGTGCTGCAGTACGATCATCAAGCGCATATGCTGCAAAAGCGGACATGGGTTTTGTTAACATGGAAGCTACTGGTAATGTGTTAACAATTACAACTTGTTTTCAAAACGATTGTGCAACAGTAGATGGAGAAGCACCAACAGTTGTAAACACAGTTGAAGTTGCTGAATAA
- a CDS encoding FecR family protein gives MKKILSPIILLFFVFNISQADAKIDISKQLVGIVGAVSGTAKAGTRELKAGDKVYLNETIYAGIDSGTQILLLDQSTFTIGSDSEVVMDTFIYDPATNDGKIVANVKKGSLKIISGLISKKNPDSLTVNVPEGTLGSRGTEFQTIVSNQKTDTLLIGPGKNNTLGLRPGAVLVGNNLGQTLLDNPYSVASMVQGSAPGKAKQITKNQLKKFKKRMKVVRVAKLDGTTKEERKATRKKIRQELKAQGFDKEEIKILIKENIKKDEEKRIVLLKTNEEEVSDITQSENIVEEKVIETEEKIVVAKKDEKKNTKEVKKKDKKKKNKKKNTKEVKKKDKKKKDKKKNKKQVKKKDKKKKAVKKKGKTKKKKVKKKKVKKKKIKKKKVIKKKAKKITRKKIAKKKRKARNKRKRKK, from the coding sequence ATGAAGAAGATTTTATCACCAATCATACTATTATTTTTTGTATTCAATATCAGCCAGGCGGATGCAAAAATTGATATTAGTAAGCAATTAGTCGGAATTGTAGGTGCAGTATCTGGAACAGCTAAAGCTGGCACAAGAGAACTTAAAGCTGGCGATAAAGTTTATTTAAACGAAACGATTTATGCAGGAATAGATTCGGGCACACAAATATTACTACTAGATCAATCAACATTTACCATTGGATCAGATTCAGAAGTAGTTATGGATACCTTTATATACGATCCAGCAACAAATGATGGAAAAATTGTAGCGAATGTTAAAAAAGGAAGTTTAAAAATAATTTCAGGTTTAATAAGCAAAAAGAATCCAGACAGCTTAACTGTTAACGTTCCTGAAGGAACTTTAGGTTCAAGAGGAACAGAGTTTCAAACCATAGTATCAAATCAAAAAACAGATACTTTATTAATAGGACCAGGAAAAAATAACACATTGGGTTTAAGGCCTGGGGCAGTTCTGGTTGGAAATAATTTGGGTCAAACACTACTGGATAATCCTTACAGTGTAGCAAGTATGGTTCAAGGTAGTGCACCAGGAAAAGCAAAACAAATAACTAAAAACCAACTAAAAAAATTTAAAAAAAGAATGAAAGTAGTTAGAGTGGCAAAGCTTGATGGAACTACAAAAGAAGAAAGAAAAGCTACTAGAAAAAAAATTAGACAAGAACTTAAAGCCCAGGGTTTTGATAAAGAAGAGATAAAAATATTAATTAAAGAAAATATTAAAAAAGACGAAGAAAAGAGAATTGTTTTACTAAAAACAAATGAAGAAGAGGTGTCAGACATAACACAATCTGAAAACATTGTTGAAGAAAAAGTTATTGAAACAGAAGAAAAAATAGTGGTTGCGAAAAAAGATGAAAAGAAAAATACAAAAGAAGTAAAGAAGAAAGATAAAAAGAAAAAAAATAAAAAGAAAAATACAAAAGAAGTAAAGAAGAAAGATAAAAAGAAAAAAGATAAAAAGAAAAATAAAAAACAAGTAAAGAAAAAAGACAAAAAGAAAAAAGCAGTGAAGAAAAAAGGCAAGACTAAAAAGAAAAAAGTTAAAAAGAAAAAAGTAAAAAAGAAAAAAATTAAAAAGAAAAAAGTAATAAAGAAAAAAGCAAAAAAAATAACAAGAAAAAAAATAGCTAAGAAAAAAAGAAAAGCCAGAAACAAAAGAAAACGTAAGAAATAA
- a CDS encoding autotransporter outer membrane beta-barrel domain-containing protein: MKSTIRFILAFLIINLTFVREGAALESGDSATPLFLQSFSVAGEEDMPRGLTFSNDGTKMFVIGEQNGNGGTSGSGEDDMHEYTLSTPFDISTASYVDSLANLGDAFETSIKFNNDGSKMFVLGKNRDYVQEYSLTANFDLSSANFVRFFRVQSQDNNIYGLDFNNDGTMMYITGHQNDSIHQYELAVGFDLSDVTFLRSQDLSTQSITPSNIEFNTDGTRMFIIGTSEKTVNQYDLSTGFDISTLSHVGFLDLSSEAFPYGLAFSPSGLKMFITGSSKKVSEYTLNCPFTLFSGNCPSITENSIRTGIAIAQIEVATRTIEQSTDTALNRLKWIRRNKDNQNLTNLNLDLNFTNPMLVSLAKVVKNSATSKKTKEQEQEQDIFFWSEGSIAVGRVGETKASSFKKIKTDAITVGADKFTKNNGIRGLAFRFGKDDVEVGTVGSNLDANTYNLTHYTSSPIKDDTKFIDTVIGVGALNFDILSVFDGERVTAKRDGKQIYGTIKLKDEIKKNNLTLVPSGQIDLGYTLLNKYQESGNAAMKFKKQGVQSRNARLSIAAAEELENEKYKIRKHGKLEYKANLHRSSSIKYSYLADTTGDFDTKLYSGALHNLNGELGVDIILPDSFSIFLIYERNQALGVGHTDKINLAIGFLPNKKTNYAYKLAGSEHLGSEFKISKKINDFEIDFTLNNQDALRPNTIEEAMLSLRQIF; this comes from the coding sequence ATGAAATCGACAATTAGATTTATACTAGCCTTTCTAATTATTAATCTAACTTTTGTTAGAGAAGGTGCTGCTTTAGAAAGTGGTGATTCTGCTACTCCACTCTTTCTGCAAAGCTTTTCAGTTGCAGGTGAAGAGGATATGCCTAGAGGTCTTACCTTTAGTAATGATGGAACAAAAATGTTTGTTATTGGTGAACAGAACGGTAATGGAGGTACTTCTGGTAGTGGTGAGGATGATATGCATGAATATACTTTATCAACTCCCTTTGATATATCGACAGCTTCTTATGTAGATAGTTTGGCTAATCTTGGTGACGCTTTTGAAACGAGTATAAAATTTAACAATGATGGATCAAAAATGTTTGTTCTTGGAAAAAACAGAGATTATGTGCAGGAATATTCACTTACTGCAAATTTTGATTTGTCATCAGCAAATTTTGTACGTTTTTTTCGGGTTCAAAGCCAGGATAATAATATTTATGGTCTTGATTTTAATAATGATGGAACAATGATGTATATTACTGGACATCAGAATGATTCCATACACCAATATGAATTAGCTGTAGGTTTTGATCTTTCAGATGTTACTTTTTTACGATCACAAGATCTGAGTACTCAGAGTATAACACCGTCTAATATAGAGTTTAATACTGATGGTACCAGAATGTTTATAATAGGAACGAGTGAAAAAACTGTTAATCAATACGATTTATCTACAGGTTTCGATATATCAACTTTATCTCATGTAGGTTTTTTAGACTTATCAAGCGAGGCATTCCCATATGGTTTAGCATTTAGTCCTTCTGGATTAAAAATGTTTATTACTGGTTCGAGTAAAAAGGTAAGTGAATATACCTTAAATTGTCCGTTTACTCTTTTTTCAGGTAATTGTCCTTCAATTACAGAAAATAGTATCAGAACAGGAATAGCTATTGCACAAATAGAAGTTGCAACAAGAACCATTGAACAGTCAACCGATACTGCTTTAAATCGTTTAAAGTGGATTAGAAGAAACAAAGATAATCAAAACTTAACTAATCTTAATTTAGATCTTAATTTTACTAATCCAATGCTAGTTTCTCTTGCTAAAGTTGTAAAAAATTCAGCTACTAGCAAAAAAACTAAAGAACAAGAACAAGAACAAGATATATTTTTTTGGAGCGAAGGAAGTATTGCTGTTGGAAGAGTTGGAGAGACAAAAGCTTCCTCATTTAAAAAAATTAAAACGGATGCAATCACAGTTGGAGCAGATAAATTTACCAAAAATAATGGCATCAGGGGGCTGGCATTTAGGTTTGGTAAAGATGATGTTGAGGTTGGAACAGTTGGAAGTAATTTAGATGCGAATACTTATAATTTAACCCATTATACTTCTTCGCCAATTAAAGATGATACAAAATTTATAGACACGGTTATTGGAGTGGGGGCTCTCAATTTTGATATTTTATCAGTGTTCGACGGTGAGCGTGTCACTGCCAAAAGAGACGGTAAACAAATATATGGAACAATTAAATTAAAAGATGAGATTAAAAAAAATAATTTAACTCTAGTTCCTTCAGGACAAATTGATCTTGGTTACACTTTGTTAAATAAATATCAAGAAAGTGGTAACGCTGCCATGAAATTTAAAAAGCAAGGCGTTCAATCAAGAAATGCAAGACTCTCAATTGCTGCAGCTGAAGAATTAGAAAATGAAAAATATAAAATTAGAAAGCATGGAAAATTAGAATACAAAGCAAATTTACACCGATCCTCCAGCATAAAATATTCTTATCTCGCTGATACAACAGGTGATTTTGATACCAAATTATATTCAGGTGCTTTACATAATTTAAATGGTGAATTGGGGGTAGATATAATTTTACCAGATAGCTTTAGTATCTTTTTAATTTATGAAAGAAATCAAGCATTAGGAGTAGGTCATACTGATAAAATAAATTTAGCGATAGGATTCTTGCCCAATAAAAAAACTAACTATGCTTACAAATTAGCAGGCTCAGAACATTTAGGATCTGAATTTAAGATAAGTAAAAAAATTAATGATTTTGAAATTGATTTTACATTAAATAATCAAGATGCATTGAGGCCAAATACCATTGAAGAAGCAATGCTTAGCTTAAGACAAATTTTTTAA
- a CDS encoding porin family protein: MIKKKLTTGAVSLVLFSFFLVSFFLETTSAIMAADTSGSKIIVNGEEILIPGSSEKNITYLQILQKPNDLDLNLKYAQQQGKIGNYKQTIATLERLNMIYPDNVEIKLYLLSVLVQADSPNKALTIIEDIKTSEDLTPEDVETINQIETTLKERGAPKLWNFYADISLGGVSNQNVNSVSKTRLQSSADEVVGFNSAKYDKTYSEGLGLTATRSLGENSSLMINASFTDSEQREETADDFESYGLTIALDTYLGNQSLSPYVMISKTDYQDDADGFSLMQGIGGSFSVGDQNSFSYGYSFSDSKNNKNSTDTTANETNAKGHGLSLGHDYVFNEIISSSTGLGYSTSEAKVGTNDFETYDLNFRLNFALPLGYISVGNGLSFNDYKNVDTSINSNRIRSDVTNTFDLMFTKAIGDFFPTIDPDKSLFISFSYEKIFSEANIINYDYISDSFAVSLSKSFHLNK, from the coding sequence ATGATTAAAAAAAAACTAACAACAGGTGCTGTTTCATTAGTCTTATTTTCTTTTTTTTTAGTTAGCTTTTTTTTAGAAACAACGAGCGCAATAATGGCTGCAGATACTAGTGGCTCTAAAATTATAGTTAACGGAGAAGAAATTCTAATTCCAGGTTCTTCAGAAAAAAACATTACTTATTTGCAAATTTTACAAAAGCCAAATGATTTAGATTTAAATTTAAAATATGCACAACAACAAGGAAAAATTGGAAATTACAAACAAACCATCGCAACTCTGGAAAGATTAAATATGATTTATCCAGATAATGTTGAGATAAAACTATATTTACTTTCCGTTTTAGTCCAAGCAGACTCGCCCAATAAAGCTTTGACTATAATTGAAGATATCAAAACTAGTGAAGACTTAACACCTGAAGATGTAGAAACAATAAATCAAATTGAAACTACACTTAAAGAAAGGGGAGCTCCCAAGCTATGGAATTTTTATGCAGATATATCTCTTGGTGGTGTTTCTAATCAAAATGTTAATAGTGTTTCAAAAACAAGATTACAAAGTAGTGCTGATGAAGTCGTTGGGTTTAATAGTGCGAAGTATGACAAAACGTATAGTGAGGGCTTAGGATTAACAGCAACTCGATCTTTAGGAGAAAATTCATCATTAATGATAAATGCGAGTTTTACAGACTCAGAGCAAAGAGAGGAAACAGCAGATGATTTTGAAAGTTACGGTTTAACTATTGCTTTGGATACATACTTAGGCAACCAAAGTTTAAGCCCATATGTAATGATAAGCAAAACAGATTACCAAGATGATGCAGATGGCTTTTCTTTAATGCAAGGAATAGGAGGATCTTTTTCTGTAGGAGATCAAAATTCATTTAGCTATGGTTATTCTTTTTCAGATTCTAAAAATAATAAAAATAGCACTGATACAACTGCAAATGAAACGAATGCTAAAGGGCATGGTCTTTCGCTTGGACACGATTATGTATTTAATGAAATCATTTCATCCTCAACAGGTTTGGGGTACAGCACTTCAGAAGCAAAAGTAGGAACAAACGACTTTGAAACTTATGATTTGAATTTTAGATTAAATTTCGCTCTCCCTTTGGGTTATATTTCGGTAGGCAATGGGTTGAGTTTTAATGATTATAAAAATGTAGATACAAGCATAAATTCAAACAGGATAAGATCAGATGTAACAAACACTTTTGATTTGATGTTTACTAAAGCTATTGGAGATTTTTTCCCTACCATCGATCCAGATAAAAGTTTATTTATCAGCTTTTCATACGAAAAAATTTTCTCTGAAGCTAATATAATTAATTATGATTATATTTCAGACTCGTTTGCAGTCAGTTTATCGAAGTCATTTCACTTAAATAAGTAA
- a CDS encoding type IV pilin protein produces MITKSSGFSLIELLVVVAIIGILSSIGIVSYNGYVSGTKQKSAENAMQQISLAQTEYYSDNSEYFTGNEIGSCSPDIGVPPSTGASSIAIEDALFGGGDVITKEAGYDMCIAKVGTSYIVTATNGDKTLTMTANGTWTGK; encoded by the coding sequence ATGATCACTAAAAGCTCAGGTTTTAGTTTAATTGAGCTTTTAGTGGTTGTTGCAATCATAGGAATTCTTTCATCCATAGGTATTGTTAGTTACAACGGCTATGTTTCAGGAACAAAACAAAAGTCTGCAGAAAATGCTATGCAGCAAATATCTTTAGCACAAACAGAATATTACTCAGATAATAGTGAATACTTTACCGGAAATGAAATCGGTAGCTGCTCACCAGATATTGGTGTGCCACCTTCAACTGGTGCATCATCAATAGCAATTGAGGACGCACTGTTTGGTGGAGGAGATGTAATTACAAAAGAAGCTGGTTATGACATGTGTATAGCTAAAGTTGGGACGAGCTACATTGTGACAGCAACCAATGGCGACAAAACGTTAACAATGACTGCTAACGGAACTTGGACAGGTAAGTAG
- a CDS encoding CHASE2 domain-containing protein, producing the protein MSILFAKYKNYTIFLILLFFLVFLKTINPSFIQSISYLSFDVYQKIFPLNKQTSEVIIIDIDEKSLGDFGQFPWNRSIFAKIVENVNASNPKAIGLDIFFAEKDKQSPEEIIRAYNLIPADVAGLQNIKGPDEIFREQLKKSKSVTAVLGSNVPSHGTYDRSPKAKFLVKGGDPKKFTYSFPHSIGSLEKLENSAKGLGSISFLDQTDGIIRSLPLIVRLKNQLYPTMALEMIRVGSNQKNLYVEMNEAGINRISSRPHKIYSDPNGIIWIRYKESLKNQYISASSVFEGKFNPSIFKDKYVLIGASAQGLFDLVKTPLGNTIPGVEVHGNIIENILDQSYLIRNPNTYLFELLFSIIVASVVFFLSQHTKPKYSLLIFFGSLIIVIIIGFSAFLFKSQLVDISYPIFMLTITFLTGLYLRFIEENRIALANLQKEAKLLRERELAGDVQKSLFPDISKFKNFLYAKNIPARDVSGDFFDVVNVGKNEYFFILADVSGKGITAGMYMAKAASIFRTISNLSYPLEKVVFTVNNELVEAKFKGMFMTAVFGKFNTETGEAIFVNAGHESIMVFDKEKNFEFMKSQIPPIGILKYSTESMVKSIATNLKEKTFLIYTDGVTEGYLSNGQELGVEGVERIIKKIENVTPQNIINSITTELNWGAEKLRDDITCLALNIRNTELAKQK; encoded by the coding sequence ATGAGCATTTTATTTGCTAAATATAAGAACTATACAATTTTTTTAATTTTATTATTTTTTTTAGTTTTTTTAAAAACAATTAATCCTAGTTTTATACAATCAATTTCTTATTTAAGTTTTGATGTTTATCAAAAAATTTTTCCATTAAACAAGCAAACTTCTGAAGTTATTATAATAGATATAGATGAAAAAAGTTTAGGTGATTTTGGCCAATTTCCATGGAATAGATCTATTTTTGCAAAAATTGTGGAAAATGTTAATGCCTCTAATCCAAAAGCCATAGGCCTCGATATCTTCTTTGCAGAGAAGGACAAACAATCTCCCGAAGAAATAATTAGAGCTTATAATTTAATACCAGCCGATGTCGCTGGTTTGCAAAATATTAAAGGACCTGATGAAATATTTAGAGAGCAGTTAAAAAAATCAAAATCAGTTACAGCAGTGCTCGGTAGCAATGTTCCCTCTCATGGAACTTATGATAGATCACCAAAAGCAAAATTTCTTGTAAAAGGAGGAGATCCTAAAAAATTTACATATTCTTTTCCTCACTCCATAGGATCACTTGAAAAATTAGAAAATAGTGCAAAAGGATTGGGCTCTATTTCTTTTTTAGATCAAACTGATGGTATTATCAGATCCCTTCCATTGATTGTTCGTTTGAAAAATCAGCTATATCCAACCATGGCACTAGAAATGATCCGCGTAGGGTCCAATCAAAAGAATTTATATGTAGAGATGAATGAGGCGGGCATTAACAGAATAAGTTCAAGACCTCATAAAATTTACTCAGATCCGAATGGAATTATTTGGATTAGATATAAAGAATCATTAAAAAACCAGTATATTTCCGCAAGCTCTGTTTTTGAGGGTAAATTTAATCCATCAATATTTAAAGATAAGTATGTTTTGATTGGTGCATCAGCACAGGGTTTGTTTGATTTAGTAAAAACTCCTTTAGGAAATACAATTCCAGGAGTCGAAGTGCATGGAAACATAATTGAAAATATTTTAGATCAATCCTATCTTATTCGAAATCCAAACACTTATTTATTTGAATTACTATTTTCAATTATAGTCGCTAGTGTTGTTTTTTTTCTCTCCCAACATACTAAACCCAAATATAGTTTATTAATATTCTTTGGAAGCTTAATCATAGTAATTATAATTGGCTTTAGCGCTTTTTTATTTAAGTCCCAACTTGTAGATATTAGCTATCCTATATTCATGCTTACAATTACTTTCTTAACTGGACTTTATTTAAGGTTTATAGAAGAAAATCGAATTGCACTCGCAAATTTGCAAAAAGAGGCAAAGTTATTAAGAGAAAGGGAGCTCGCAGGAGATGTACAGAAAAGCTTATTTCCAGACATATCAAAGTTTAAAAATTTTCTTTATGCAAAAAATATTCCAGCCAGAGATGTTTCTGGAGATTTTTTTGACGTAGTCAATGTAGGTAAAAATGAATATTTTTTCATATTAGCAGATGTATCAGGAAAAGGTATTACAGCTGGTATGTACATGGCTAAAGCAGCCTCAATATTTAGAACAATTTCTAATTTGTCCTATCCATTAGAAAAAGTTGTATTCACAGTAAATAATGAACTAGTTGAAGCAAAGTTTAAAGGAATGTTTATGACAGCTGTATTTGGAAAATTTAATACAGAAACTGGAGAGGCGATCTTTGTAAACGCAGGTCATGAAAGTATTATGGTTTTTGATAAAGAAAAAAATTTTGAGTTTATGAAATCTCAAATACCACCAATAGGAATTTTAAAATATTCTACAGAGTCTATGGTAAAATCAATAGCTACCAATTTGAAAGAAAAAACATTTTTAATTTATACCGATGGCGTAACAGAAGGTTATTTAAGCAATGGTCAAGAACTAGGAGTAGAGGGCGTTGAAAGAATAATAAAAAAAATAGAAAATGTTACTCCGCAAAATATAATAAATTCTATTACAACAGAACTTAATTGGGGAGCAGAAAAATTAAGAGATGATATTACTTGCTTGGCTTTAAATATTAGAAATACAGAGCTTGCAAAACAAAAATGA